The region ACACTGAATCTAAAGTATATTTTTCTACAAATGGAAGATAACCTACAGTGAAGAAAAcactgaagtgaaaaaaaatctgctttacaCCATTCTAGGATGACTGGTTTCTTAATTCAAAATGATTATCCAATTCAGAATATTTTGTCACAACAGTGCACACTTTGCAACATTAGAGTGATTTGATATCTCAAAGTAAAAGATGTcctcaaataatattttattaaaagaagatcagcattttattctttgataTTTTTGGTATTAAGATCTGaattatatattgatattatCCCACCGTTAGTAAATTATTTTCAACAGTACAAGCCTATTTTCAATATTACAAGCCTGTAAGTCACATATGTATAATAAGAAGTTTCACTTTACACAGTATCTCTTTTAAGAAAAAGCTGTAAGACTGTCAACATGCAATTAAATAAGTGTGGCATCCCACCACAGATTCTGGATAAGTAACAAACATTTTTTCGCACTGTAAGTCTCAGGATTACAAGAGAAATATTTTCCCACAAGCAGAAGTAGGCTAACCTGGTTCGGAATCACTGCTGTCGGAAGAGCTGGAATCACTGCTGCTGCTTTCAGACTCTgatgaactgctgctgctgctactgctactgctgctgctttcACTCAGTCGAGAACCACTTCCAATAGCCTTGGATGGTTCAGTTTTCTCAGCTACAAAATAAGACAAGACATTAAAAATGGCAGATATTAAACTGTCAcaggaacattttaaaaactgctactgggactttcctggtggtccaaaggttaagaattcacctgccaatgcaggagacacaggtttgatccctggttccagaAAATTCCACACACTGCGGGGCGACTAAGTCTGTGTACCACAACTGTGTACTGATCTGAGCTCTAGAGCcaatgagctgcaactactgaagcctgtgtgcctagagcctgtgctccacaacagtagaagccacggcaatgagaaccccgcgcactgcaactagaagAGTAGCTccagctcgctgcaactagagaaagcccatgcacagcaactaagacccagcacagccaaaaataaataagtaaataaatttaaaaaaacaacaaaaaaaccagatACCTACATTTTGTTTGATGTTTTCTAGAATTTAACTGATTATTGACATCCAGTAACCGTTTTTCCAACTCTAGTTTTTTCTCTGAATTAAGTTCTTCTCTTGACTTCATTATTCTCTTACCTATGtgatttagaaggaaaaaaaaaagtgagtacaACCAAAAGTGAGTACAACACAAATACTAGACTGCTTTCTAATACATACCATGATGTTTTAGTGGTCTTTTTCTTAGACATCCAGCAACATATTTTTCCAGTTCTCTCAATGTTGACAATTTCAGTGTTTCAAAGTCTATCTCTATCTCATCAGGGTTGGAATTTCTCAATGAAGGCTCTCTGGATTGTATTATATGAACAACTCGCCCAAGTTTATCTCCAGGGAGTTTGTTTATAGCCAAACTCAACTGTCTTTTCTCATCGTAGTTCATAGGTTTTGCATTATCTTCATCTTCAGATTTCATAGTGAAGACCTGTTGTTTCCTCTTCTTTGGCAGACTGTAACAAAAGTTAAATTTAATCAAATGTATTTCAGATAATGTTATCTTGATGAGGCATCATTAAAGATACTTACTTGCACTTGGATTTTTCCTTTAGTTTCATTTGCTTAGACTTTTTCCTTGGATTTTCATCTCTGttatcaatcttttcttttttcttttcccttttagacttctcattctttctctttagtTTACGAAAAGGTACTTGGGACAGAACCTGTAGCTGTTGATGAACAGCTTTAAGCTGATAAAGGAAAAATGCTTTAAACATTAATGATTCTAAATAgagtagaaaaaaatgaaggcaCTCAAAAGTCAATAGTATCCTTTATGAAATTAATTTACTTCAGACTgatatttcatttcataaattCATCATTTTGAAGGGTGTGTTTcaaagaatattatatatttaacccATAAACTTAAATATTCATCTAAAAGCAAACCAAGAATCATTATTTTTCCAGGTAGTCTTAAGTCTTAAATCGTTGATTTTTCAAGATTGAACTCATAGCAGGTTAACATTTTATCATAAAAGGTAACAAATGTTAAACAAAGATCCTACCCATAAACTATCCAGGTTATGTTATATAAATTTTTCAGTAAGAATCAACTCATTGTAGTTATataaataacagaattttaaGATGTATAGATTTTTGAGTAGAAAAAACTATTAAACATTAAATATGTACCAATAAGTAAAGTCACAGTTGCTAAGTGATCTAGATATAACAGCTTTTAATCTACTCTTAATCTGCAAATACGATTTTATAATAGATCATCAGCAAGCAGCAGCAGCTcatagaaagaatataaaaacttCTATCAGTAAAATGAACTACCTGCTCCTGAAGCTTTGCAAGACGCTGAACTCGTTCATCTTCAGAATCACCAGAAGAGTTATCTTCAGAAGAAGCTTCACTACTGCTTTCTCTACCAAAGGTTTTTGTGGTATCTGTTTTGATGTAACATACAGGCATACTCTCAACAGGTTCATCTGGGATCTTTGCAAAATGCATTTCAAAAACATCCTATAATGGAAAATCACACTGTTAAGGGCCTCTGCATTTCTGATTTAATGCAGCAGTAACATCTTTTAAGAAAATGCACATTTCAGTGtcactttttttggctgcaccatgcaacTTGCTGTATCCCAGTTCCCCAATCAAGACTGAACTCtagcccctggcagtgaaagcgtggTGGAGACCTAAgcgctgaactgccagggaattccctcagtgTCATATGTTGATGAGAACTCtttttgtggtaatcatttcacagtatatgcATATATTGAATCATAATCTTATATACCTTAAACTAATCAATGTCAATTATATACCtataaaactggagaaaaaaaaaagatttaccaGAAATATAGTTAAGACCTCATGCTTCTACCAACCTTAGCAACTTTTGTGTTTTTCCAGGTAAGATAGATCTTTCAGATTAACTGGGAGACTTcttttcagatcttctgcccTGAGACTGCATCATTCTACTAATTCCCAATGACTCAGCCTCAAAAGTCCTTGAGCCTTCCATTCAGGCTCATTGAATGGGACATTGACTCCAGTCAACTCTGTCTCAGGTATCTACTGTCCTTTCTTCACTAATATTTCCCCAATGTCTTCTATATGTAGGACAGTTTcattaaaacatttactactaatgTATACTATACCTCATAAAGCAAACAACCCACCCCcacaattttaaaagtacaaattaTGCTTTACTTAGTGGGGGTAGGGGGTGTTATTTTTTATCTCTTGAGTTATGAAACTTTTTAAGCTATGTTCAGAGGAAACTTATTTTCACAGCACAAATAAAAACTTACTTGAAGCATTCTTGCCATTGTAACCACTTCATGGTCTGGAGGGTTGTACTTATAGCAATTCATGAACATTAATCTAACATCTGCAGCAAATTCATATGCATCTTTATATACCTGGTTATCCATTTTTgcctaaattaaaaaattacagaattttGAGCACCTATATTAAgtgtttaaattataaaataattccaACATACAATAGAAAAACAggtaataccaaaaccagatatcCACCATCCagatttgacaaaattaaaactgttacatttgttttgtatttttagacTTTGAAAAAGACCCAATGAATTTTGACAAGTAGAGATGAAGGAGGACATTCCAagtaaagaaaagaacagaaacaaaaatcacaaaagcaagggaaaaagggAGTGTTTCCAGATAACCTAGGATAGACTAGTTTGATTGTAGCAAAATAATGAGTAAATAAACTCCTTAAATCAGCCTTGAACATCTAAATGAAGGGTTTATAACATTAAAATTCTCCTGGGAATGGAAAGACATTAAAAACTGAGCAGAAGAGACATATCAGGATGGGTTACATTTTCAGGTAGCTGCACATAAAGTGGACAGAAGAGTGAGGATGTAGAGTAGCCAGTTCAATGAAAAATGATCAGACAAAAAAATCCTATAAACTGCTGGGCAAAACAAGTGCATATTAACATAAAATCTATGAACAAATACAAAAAGCCAATAAACAAATATAGCATGCCAGACTTTATTTGtaattaaagaaacacaaaactaaaacaaggaGCATAATTTTCTACCACTCAGATCACTGGCaacttggaatgatttcaaagaACTAAATTAAATAAAGTCACTATCTTCTTATCCCTGGAACTCTTTAATAGCCTCATCGCCCAGTCTTCACATTGCTACTAGAGAAGTCATTATAGGAAACAAATATGATGACATAATCCTCATGTTTAATGCCAGCTCTAGGCCTCTACGATGAGGGTTTTTCATGTTCAAGTCCCAGTTTCCTTCCAGTCTCATTTTCTCCTAATCATTGCTTCATATTACATTTCATGTTGGCTTAAATACTgtattctggattttttttttatcacctcAGGGTGTTCCAAGTTGCTTCCCCTGCCTGAAATGTCCTATAACTTATTAAGTACTATTTACCCTTTAAGACTCAGCTCAGGTTTACCTATTTCAGGTAATGTTTCATGAACTTTCAGTCTGTATTAATATAAGTATTAGGGGAAAGTAGAAAAGCATATTTTGAACTCATAATGGTTAGATGTTTTTTCAGAACTTAAAACATGAGCCTCATCTTGAAAGTGCTAATTTCcaatcaagaagaataaaataaaacacacagaaagAGATTATCTACAAAGGGATGACAAGCAGACTGACAGCAGACTTCCTAGCAGCAACAATACATGCCAAGAGATACTGTCCTAGTGCTGAGGGAAAACAACTAGTTCTACAACGCCACAGTTGGTTAAGGAACCATTCAAGAATAGACAAAGCACAGATACTTTCAGAGATAAAACTATTAAGAGTTTACTACCTACAAATGCTCATGGATGAACCACTAAAGCTTGCACTTTGGCAAAAAGAGAAACCAAGACAGGAAAGAGTAAGAagcaagaaataagaaataaaggtGAGCACAAAAATTAGTAACATGTTCACTAAAAATGttgatgaaataaaacaaaactgtgtttatttaataaaagaagaACCAAACTTCTAGATAATAAAGAACAGGGAGTACAATGAGTAGTTATTTAGGAAGAACACTGAGATATGCATCATTTTGAAAATGGTATAGTTCTATTCTTTTAGTAGTTTCtctataataaatatacataatgaAAATCTTCCAGTAATTTAAAGTTTCCAAATCAGCAATAAAGAAAACTTACCAATCTGGCAGAGGATTGGAAACCACATAAATGCCTtgccaaaaatttttttgtaatataatcatgcaaattaaaaatattttaaatatataacaatatCTACAAAGTGAAAGTTTAGGGTACAGAGTTATATTACACTCTATAACTCAAACACTGTGGTAAAATAACCAAGAATGTGCTTGAACTGAAGAAAATAAGAAGATACACTTTAAAATATtcccattatttaaaaatgttcccATCATTTACTTCAGGTGGTATGACTGgtgctttttttaaatctttttttgaattttaaatttctttatgatGACAAGATTAcctttatagtcaagaaaagaAGTTCCTCTTATTAGGACAACATTTACCTTGATGGTTCCAAGATCCATTGGGGTTTTCACAATATCATAGTAGTTATGGAGTCCCAAAGCATTAACATCAACAGGATTATAAAAGGGCCATGCATATGACAAATGTTTCTTTCCAAGCATTTCTTTAAGAATCTCACTACAGTGCCTTAATTGTTCGGTTACTTTAGCATTCTTTACAACTTTATATTGTTGCTGAGAATCCGGCAAAACATTCTTtagcatattttcttttataggtggcattttccctgattttttttctgtaagtgttGGGGAAGATTCACCACTTGCTTTAACTACTGAAGTTGTAGGAGTTGTTGTATCTGCTTTCCTCTTCACACCCTTTGTAACCTAAAGTGAAACAATTTGAAAACAAGATTATATTTAAGGTGACATCCAGAGCAACAGTTTTCAAACTTTGATCATTACCCTTAtcagttaaaaaaaggaaatgatatttAGCACCAGGTCATCCATGTTTTTAggaaaagttaatttttctttcataggtAAAATAAATAGTTCAAATATTTCCTTCCCACATCCCAAAGAATTGTCTGGTCAACTTTGAGACTAACCAAAGGTGGGGAAAAGTCAtggttatattaaaaaagaaaaaaagtttctgaATACCTGAAATCagtacacaattttaaaaagaaaattgttaacCCACCAAGTTGTGAACAAATAAAAGTTATATCACCCCCTCCACACAAAAAGTAGCTAGACAACTGATACTAACACTACAGAGATAATAAATCGGTTCAGATTCTACCtaagaaatttctaaaatttgtttTGCACACCAGGTCTCTGTTCACAAAATATGTACAGACAAAAAGACTTTTGACTgctgcatctctctctctctttagtttctaagttgtgtctgactcttgcgaccccatggattatagcctgccaagctcctctgtccctgggattctccaggcaagaatactatgttgccatttcctcctccaggggatctttccaacctagggattgaacccaggtctccctgcactgcaggcagattctttaccaaatgagctaagAAGGAAGTCCGATTGCTGTATGCTTAAGACCAATTTTTCTATAAACTTCAAGAAAAGGTATAGATATCACAAAAAAAACTTAcattgaaacattttaaagtgaaagtaaacTTACCTGGGTGACTGTTTGTGAGACAGTGTTGAATGGAGCACCTTGTGCCAGGTTTGAAGGAGAAACAGATGTTTCAGGAAATAGAGAAGGAATTACTTGCTGTGTAAGCAGTTTTCCCAGTGCTTTGggggactgttttcctttaacaGAAACTGTCATATTCTGTTGAGTACCTAGTAAAAGGTAAACAAGAGTCAGTATCCGAGTAAGACATAAAGCAATTTTTCTCTTAGCATCCTACTTTAATACATTTAGTTCAACTTCTGTGATTTTAGCTTCACATAGCTGTAAACCTCAGCAAAAATTTCAGACACATTGGAGACAACTATATGGTACTGTGTGAGGTCTTCAGAATGCTCTGCATATTAGTCCATCACTGGCCGACACAGGACAGATGTGAACACGATTCTCTCATCAAAGGAATATCTGTACATGTTTTTTTTGTCCTGTATGTTCCCAGAGAGTGCTAAGACTGGAGACATTTGGATCACACCACCCTGAAATCTATTACAATCAGCACCCAGGATCCATAGGTTGGGCACATGCAGATTCAACCCTCCTTTGTATTCAACCTGATACAATGCTCAGATGCAACCCATGGATATGAAGGACCACTATACTAcgccattttatataaagaactcaagCATCCAaagattttggtatccatggaGGGGTCCTGGAACCTGTCCCTCATGATTTCGAGGCATGATTATATTTCAAATGCCCATCCTTCCATCAGGGTAATTCTATTCTTCTAATTGCTCAGGTCAGAAACGCTGGAGTCATCTGTGACTCCACTCTCTCTCTCAAACCCATTTCCAATCCATCAGCAAACTATTTTGCTCTATCTTCTTATCCAGAATTCAACTATTAAGGTGGTAATAACCCTGCATTACTGCACTAGCATCCTAAGAggccttctttccttctgctttttaCATCCTGTATCCTATTCTCAAAAATAACAATCAAATTCAAATAAGATCGAAACACCTCTGTTCAATGCCCAGTGGTTTCtaacttttcctccaagtaaAAGCTAAAGTCCTCACAGTGGCTGCTCAGGACCCCATAGGACCTCTCTACCCTTTTCCCCATACGTCTACTGTCCTTCCAACCTCTTTTTCCTATCATCCTACCCCGTTCACTTATTTCACTCCAGACTACTGGCCTGCTGTCCTCAAGTCTGATAAGCATAAGCAGACTATTTGTTTCACCTGTCAGGAGACAGCCTTATGGTTCACTTCAACATTCCCTTCAGACTTTACTCAAATTTTCAAATATCACCTTCCCTTCTCCTGCCAACCTATATAAAACAACCCCCTTTCTCTATTCCACCAGTCGCTAGTTCACTTTTTTCTATGCTGTTATCATATTTGACATACAACATATAAGAATCCCTAACTCCCCAAATCCTATAAATCTAGGAGTTAATAGAACACAGATGGAATTTAGGAAAAGTATACCTAATACCAAGCCCTGAAAATTACCTCAATATTTAGAGACTGATAAGGGCAAGAGGACTACAGAATAGAAAGTAAATCCACAGAACTAATGTGTACCAAGAAACAAAGGCATTTCAAGAGACAGTAGCCTTCTAAAGCAAATACTGACAAATGAGAATAGAAAAGTATTACTTAAATTTAGCAACATAAAGAATTGATTAGAATTGAAATGATAAGAACCTTTTTAGTGATATAGTATGGCTAGAGCCTATACTGAAGTGAGTTCATGAGTATGTAAGAAGCAAGCAAAAAAACAGGAAGGATATAgggaaaaggtgagttttaaaGATGAAACACTAGAGCATATTTATAGCATAATAAAATTAACCTGATAGAGAATGAAATGATACATGAAACGGGATAACCCAAAGCAATAAAATCCTTAAGAAGGTAAGGAGGGAAGCAAGATTCAGATCATAAATGAAGGCAATGGCCCAaagtaacaaaagagaaaaggatccTGTTATAGGCGTTTGCCGACCCCTCTGTCTGGAATGTTCTTTGAACCTATCATGTATGTATCTCTTTCACTACTAAAATGTAAACTCTAATTCAGAATAGTGTTTTGGTACATAAGAAGTACCTAAATATCTGTTCAATCAATAAATCAACACCAATTCAATTATGGCAAAGTTTTTTCTTTGTCATAAAGTATCAACATGTAATCACATTATTTAGACTAGCTACCATCGTACGGTAGTTTACCTACCAACGTGCATAAAAATAACATGACTTAAGCAATAGAAAGCTTCTACTAAAAGTCACTTGGAAATCTACACCTTCCCAAACTTGAGTTCTATCACCTCTAAAGCCTTCTTCAGCTTTTCCAGTGCAAGTCACTTTCTCACTTGAACCACAGCACACGCTATGTGTAATTTCACCTGACAGTTATTCTAATGCACTGCCTTATTATTTTAAGAAGTTTTATAATGCTTAGGCTTACTCTGTAAGACTTAAGATcaatctttttcaaaaataagaataaaataaaaagttattaatCAGTAAGTATCTATCTCACAGGATGGATGAAAGTAAGCTATAAGCCATGATCCACCCTAAAGATCTATTAACAACTAGGAAAAAAGTATATCATACTATCAATAAAACAACCTCAACCATACCCTGAAGTGGAACAAGTTTCCTATGTCCCAGGCACTTAATATCTAccttacaaatatttataaaaatgaaagctaaatAATTTCCAGATATCATATATGAAGAAACATGGAATGATTACAGAACTTAACCAAGGTTTATAGCTTCAGTGACCCAAAGATAAACCAACATTTGAACTGTGACAGTCTTGGTTTACCTCTTCAATAACCCTTCTGAACACCTaagattaattttataatttcttatttaaatattatgatATTAGCTGTAAAACATTTcccattaaagttaaaaaaatttttttttatgtgaaccacttttaaatctttattgaatttgttacaatattgcttctgttttatgttattttggccacaagacatgtgggatcctagctccccaattagggatcagacctgcacccGCTTcactggaaagcaaagtcttaaccactgaaccaccaaggaaattCCCCTCCCTCCTAGAGTTTTGAGTTAAGACTTAGAAAAAGAGAATCTTCAAACCCAAGAGCAACTTTTCATTCTTAGCTAGGGGAACTTTTGGCATAGAAACTATTGGCAATTTTGGCCCTCTTAATTAATACAACACAGATACATGATCCACTAAAATAGCAATTGCAACTATGATTTCTTTGGTGCCCACTATGATGGAAAtggcagagggcttcccaggtggctcagcagtaaagactccacctgccaatgcagcagatgggggttcaatctttgggtcaggaagattccctggagaaggaaaaggcaacccactctactattcttgcctgggaaatcccagggacaaagaagcctagcaactagacaacaacaataataatgtgaATGGCACTATTCTCTAGGAAACCTGGCTGCAAGGCCATAATCTACGTAATCCTAATCTCGTCTGACAGTCATTATGACGACCATCTTTGTGCTCAAGGTTCAGATTGTTTAAAGGGACATTTTATACCAATATAATAGGATGCAGAAGGACCTCTAGATGTCTATCTCCTTTCAGggatttatttatacttttggcAGCACTGcatggcttgcaagatcttagttccccgaccagggatcaaactcattcctctggcagtgagagcaccaaatcctaaccactggaccaccacggaattCCCAGGGATTTATTATTTAGTTCCAGTCATCAaacttatacatacatacacaagcaTTCAAATAGATATGACAAAGAAAGAGAACATAAACTTTTTCTCGCTtacctttctttattctttccttaCCACCCACAACTTGTTCTTCTTGTGGCATCTGAGATAATTTCTGCCTAAACAGCTTTTCTAGAGCTTGAGCCATAAGAACAATGTCATCTCCAGGCtagaaaatacacaaaatgcAACATAAGTTTACACAGAATGGCCACTGTATCAAATTTCTATAATTCAGGCTACCTTAGTGAAGGTAGTGCCATAGTACTCTTAGACAGTATTTACTGCTTCTAAATTAAGTTTAGAAAACAGTATAGCAGCTCACACTTAAAATTCTAACATCCTACCCCTTTAACTTCTAAAAAGGACTGGGAATGCCTTTCTGAGCACTAGAGGGTTATAATCCAACCAATCTACTTATACACGAAAGTATTAGAAATCAGAATTTCCACCTTACAAACAGGCTACAAACAAAACATATTCATGGCTGTGGAAAGTACCTCATGGTTTGACTTGATGTGATTCAATTTTCAATTAACTAAGCAACAGAGTGACACTGTAGAGCTAGGTTTTTAAATCTTAACTATCTGCTTAGAAGTCTTCAACTTGCTTTACTTGgctactgagaaaaaaataaattacaaagcaaAAGCCTAAAGTGGAGACACAGTTCTAAGTTAGCTATTAATAGTTTAGGAAAattactgaacttttaaaaaattaaatgtaagtgGACTCTTTAGAattgttaaattaaaatgaatttaccAATGGTATTGTCAGAACACCATtagttatgatttttttaaaaattcatattgacTATAGTCTTAAATCTATTACACATAAGGTGGCACTGATGATTATCTTGGAAGCCAAACCAACATGTCTATTACATTTCAGTATCTGAATAAATgagatataaatttaaaaaatttctagatgTGATAGGACCACTTGAAAAAGATGCTGTACTTAGGGAAATGGGAATCCCATATGGAGGAAGACTGAGTACACAAATCCAATTTTAtggatgaaaataaaagtgaagattAAGCTCACAATGTACACATATATTATCATACAGGCTAATACATTAACATAAATGCAAATACTACCGCTGGGATAAAACAGAACATGTCTGAAGTTTAAGTTAATTTGTATGAATTTTAGAAGTATATCATTCATTTGGCTTCTTAGGTTATAGCTAGCAATCCATACCATAAAAATTTAACTAAGTTTAGTGTATAGTAAGATTTATCATTCATCTAATAACTAAAGTGGCAGAAGCATAGATGAGAACATTTTGAAATAACACTTTACTCACAGAAACCAGGATcactggtattttattttttaaaaatataataagccATTATAGCTATTCAGacaacaaaatgaacaaatactGCTATGTGAAAAttaggaaataaagtaaaaaacagtatttttacaaatatgtaaTGTACCCCAAATCAAGACTTGAAATTTGAAATCCACACACTTGTTCATTTATATACATCTCCTCTATGTAAGAGCAAAGAATTAACATGTATGGCATAAGGCTTACAGACCTTGTTATATAAATAACAATTTGAGAACATTGTATTGAAATCTTCTATGCATTCTGAAGCTTTCACATAATATTTATGTTCCAAGCGCTTCTTGATTGTATTTAAATCCATTGGGTTTTTTATAATGGTATAATAATCCTGTGGTGTAAGAAGAAATTCAAAACGTTAGTTGTAAGAATGAATTCACAACAATTGGTACATAAAGAATTTTACGAAACTAAACACCTGTAACTAGAGACAGAAACTGATTACCTTTAAAAGCCATAATATGGAAATAAAACCTTTTGTGATAAGAAACAAAGTTGATTACCATGACATTTttcttcagagagaagaaaaacaaaagccaataacaaaatagaaagcataacaaaacaataaaagagtAGAACCATCCTGGAAAATAACAAGTAAAGggcatgaagaaaaagaaactaggaTTTATGAGTACAATCTCAGCTCCACACTTTACTAGTTATATTACAAATTCTTAAGCATTCTACTATCAGATGGCTaaatggtggtgctagtggtaaagaatctgcctcccaatgcaggagaggtgggtttgaatcctggaatggaaagatcccctggaggagggcatggtaactcacttcagtattcttgcttggaaaatcccacagacagaggaaactggcaggctacggtccatcaagtcccaaagagttgtacacaactaaagtgacttagtatgcacaaaAATTTCTAACATAAGACCTAAAGTTGAATTCTGTGCGT is a window of Muntiacus reevesi chromosome 1, mMunRee1.1, whole genome shotgun sequence DNA encoding:
- the BRDT gene encoding bromodomain testis-specific protein; translated protein: MSLPSRQAALVNPAPPEYINTKKNGRWTNQLQYLQKVVLKALWKHSFSWPFQQPVDAVKLKLPDYYTIIKNPMDLNTIKKRLEHKYYVKASECIEDFNTMFSNCYLYNKPGDDIVLMAQALEKLFRQKLSQMPQEEQVVGGKERIKKGTQQNMTVSVKGKQSPKALGKLLTQQVIPSLFPETSVSPSNLAQGAPFNTVSQTVTQVTKGVKRKADTTTPTTSVVKASGESSPTLTEKKSGKMPPIKENMLKNVLPDSQQQYKVVKNAKVTEQLRHCSEILKEMLGKKHLSYAWPFYNPVDVNALGLHNYYDIVKTPMDLGTIKAKMDNQVYKDAYEFAADVRLMFMNCYKYNPPDHEVVTMARMLQDVFEMHFAKIPDEPVESMPVCYIKTDTTKTFGRESSSEASSEDNSSGDSEDERVQRLAKLQEQLKAVHQQLQVLSQVPFRKLKRKNEKSKREKKKEKIDNRDENPRKKSKQMKLKEKSKCNLPKKRKQQVFTMKSEDEDNAKPMNYDEKRQLSLAINKLPGDKLGRVVHIIQSREPSLRNSNPDEIEIDFETLKLSTLRELEKYVAGCLRKRPLKHHGKRIMKSREELNSEKKLELEKRLLDVNNQLNSRKHQTKSEKTEPSKAIGSGSRLSESSSSSSSSSSSSSESESSSSDSSSSDSSDSEPEMFPKFTGVKQNDSPKERLQVKSSVQDTTSGVTSLVHQTACSNGTPPNHHQLVLNHQEPEHSQSVENISPLQILPLLDDSEQLLNGLTVMPQSSDNDTVMLESENQGQVPVQKDIKIKNADSWKSLGKPVKTSGVLKSSDELFNQFRKAAIEKEVRARTQELIQKHLEQNTKEPKVFQENQRDHGFTLESFPNKMQTKCLGEEQKDHQQSQEAQDKGKLWLLKDRNLAREKEQERRRREAMAGTIDMTLQSDIMTMFENNFDYNSLF